A portion of the Edaphobacter bradus genome contains these proteins:
- the tsaB gene encoding tRNA (adenosine(37)-N6)-threonylcarbamoyltransferase complex dimerization subunit type 1 TsaB, with the protein MMRLLLMDTCGSEGSVALAETGREPAIIASERLPGRSSSERLMPTVRRLLEANGWRLSDLTAIAVVHGPGSFTGVRVGLSAAKGLSEAGGVPVIAVSRLAVLAGLTGESDVRVNAVLDAGRGEFYIGEYEGHRRVREELMEKVEVGNASVGGSIVVCEATVANALAELKPMVVKEPAAEDALALALERVAAAEFDDVATLDANYLRRTDAQIFAKPKSVAS; encoded by the coding sequence ATGATGCGGCTGCTGTTGATGGATACGTGCGGGAGTGAGGGAAGCGTCGCACTTGCGGAGACGGGGCGAGAGCCGGCAATCATTGCGAGCGAGCGGCTTCCGGGGAGAAGCTCTTCCGAGCGGCTGATGCCGACGGTACGGCGTTTGTTGGAGGCGAATGGTTGGAGACTGAGCGACCTGACGGCAATTGCGGTCGTGCACGGGCCGGGGTCGTTTACGGGTGTGCGTGTGGGACTGAGCGCGGCGAAGGGTTTGAGCGAGGCAGGCGGCGTCCCAGTGATCGCGGTTTCGCGACTGGCGGTATTGGCCGGGCTGACGGGCGAGAGCGATGTCCGAGTGAACGCGGTGCTGGACGCCGGGCGCGGTGAGTTTTACATCGGGGAGTATGAGGGGCATCGCCGCGTGCGAGAGGAACTGATGGAGAAAGTAGAGGTGGGCAACGCGTCGGTGGGCGGAAGCATAGTGGTCTGCGAAGCGACGGTTGCGAATGCTCTGGCGGAACTGAAGCCGATGGTCGTGAAGGAGCCTGCGGCGGAAGATGCTCTGGCGTTAGCACTTGAGCGTGTTGCGGCTGCGGAGTTTGACGATGTGGCGACACTGGATGCGAACTATCTGCGGCGGACGGACGCACAGATCTTCGCGAAGCCGAAGAGCGTGGCGTCGTGA
- a CDS encoding GNAT family N-acetyltransferase, protein MSAGVLIRPAGAEDVVSIVLLEQDVAEAPHWSKAEYEAMVHGAGESSGLRRCLLVAEAAKGVVGFAVGKVVASELGELESVVVRPDARRAGLGKKLCRAVIDWCRGQGAAAVELEVRSASAGARALYADIGFVDEGVRRRYYRDPDDDAVLMRIRF, encoded by the coding sequence GTGAGCGCCGGAGTCTTGATTCGGCCGGCAGGTGCGGAGGACGTAGTGAGCATCGTCCTGCTGGAGCAGGATGTCGCGGAGGCTCCGCACTGGTCCAAAGCAGAGTACGAGGCGATGGTGCATGGCGCTGGAGAGAGCAGTGGATTGAGGCGGTGTCTGCTGGTCGCAGAGGCAGCGAAAGGGGTGGTGGGGTTTGCCGTGGGGAAGGTTGTGGCGTCGGAATTGGGTGAGCTTGAGAGCGTTGTGGTGCGGCCGGATGCCAGGCGGGCGGGGCTGGGGAAAAAACTGTGCCGGGCGGTGATTGACTGGTGCCGCGGCCAGGGGGCCGCAGCGGTGGAGCTGGAGGTGCGCTCGGCAAGTGCAGGTGCAAGAGCGCTTTATGCGGATATTGGATTCGTCGATGAGGGTGTTCGGAGAAGGTATTACCGTGATCCGGACGACGACGCCGTGCTTATGCGCATTCGCTTTTGA
- a CDS encoding DUF465 domain-containing protein: MQTAKPLELPQTSSLPSLYQLTLEHSLYERRLETLRAKTYLTEFEQMEEVRLKKLKLSIKDEMERLRRQGAA, from the coding sequence ATGCAGACTGCCAAGCCGCTTGAGCTGCCGCAGACCTCTTCCTTACCCTCCCTCTATCAACTCACGCTGGAACACAGCCTGTATGAACGCAGGCTGGAGACTTTGCGCGCCAAGACCTATCTGACCGAATTTGAACAGATGGAAGAGGTGAGGTTGAAGAAGTTGAAACTGAGCATCAAGGACGAGATGGAGAGGCTCCGCCGGCAAGGTGCAGCGTAG
- a CDS encoding phosphatidylserine decarboxylase: MVRDGYFYALGLGVVSVVLYVVTHSHVLMAVPLVLAAFFLWFFRDPSRKIPAGSGKIVSPADGMVTEAEWIETTSGSRLRLSIFLSVFDVHVNRSPVSGTVKLVEFRKGQFMNAIKPESVLSNEQTLIVIDAGGYDVSLKLIAGLLARRIVCNLRAGDRVERGQRIGLIKFGSRVDVLLPAEANLKVKAGTRVHGGSTVLAELPESMTQEHLSTTAVVA; the protein is encoded by the coding sequence ATGGTTCGTGATGGATATTTCTATGCGTTAGGGCTGGGGGTCGTCTCCGTAGTTCTTTATGTGGTGACGCACTCGCATGTTCTGATGGCTGTTCCTCTGGTGCTGGCAGCTTTTTTTCTCTGGTTCTTTCGCGACCCATCGCGAAAGATTCCGGCAGGTTCAGGCAAGATTGTCTCTCCTGCGGACGGAATGGTGACAGAGGCCGAGTGGATCGAGACAACGAGCGGCAGCAGGCTGCGGCTGAGCATCTTTCTCAGTGTGTTCGACGTGCATGTTAATCGTTCGCCGGTAAGCGGGACGGTCAAATTGGTCGAGTTTCGCAAGGGCCAGTTTATGAACGCAATCAAGCCGGAGTCGGTGCTGAGCAACGAGCAGACGCTGATTGTGATTGACGCTGGTGGATACGACGTGAGCCTGAAGCTGATCGCCGGCCTGCTGGCGCGGCGCATCGTCTGCAACCTCAGGGCGGGAGACCGGGTGGAGCGCGGGCAGAGAATCGGGTTGATCAAGTTTGGTTCGCGCGTGGATGTGCTGCTCCCGGCCGAAGCCAACCTGAAGGTAAAGGCAGGGACCCGTGTCCACGGCGGCTCGACGGTGCTTGCTGAGCTTCCTGAGTCGATGACGCAGGAACACCTCTCGACGACGGCAGTGGTGGCCTGA
- the pssA gene encoding CDP-diacylglycerol--serine O-phosphatidyltransferase has protein sequence MADEAPEVVQGSDGRVRRRPRRGMYVLPSLFTVGNIAAGYYAITQSIQGSVADFGHYDRAALAIGFAVVFDGFDGMIARMTNTASDFGKELDSLADVITFGVAPSLLAYIWGFRMLPVLDHPLLRERIVHLGVFVCFIFLICGASRLARFNISVDPQPRNPGRPGKKYFVGMPIPAGAGVIASVVHFENGSTISDPRMAVLWLGLILFAGFLMVSTWRFWSGKELSLGSRHPFQLLAVLVFFGALIALYSEYMLIIIAMGYLVSGVAARLAYSWRWERRHAGAGQRN, from the coding sequence ATGGCGGACGAGGCGCCGGAGGTAGTGCAGGGGAGCGACGGAAGGGTGCGGCGCAGGCCTCGTCGTGGAATGTATGTTCTGCCGTCGCTGTTTACGGTGGGAAATATCGCCGCCGGGTACTACGCGATCACGCAGAGCATTCAGGGATCGGTGGCGGACTTCGGTCACTATGACCGGGCCGCGCTGGCGATCGGCTTTGCTGTTGTCTTCGACGGGTTCGACGGGATGATTGCGAGGATGACGAACACGGCGAGCGACTTCGGCAAAGAGCTGGATTCGCTTGCCGATGTGATTACATTCGGCGTCGCGCCGAGCCTGCTTGCCTATATCTGGGGCTTTCGGATGCTGCCGGTGCTGGACCATCCTTTGTTGCGCGAGAGAATTGTGCACCTCGGGGTCTTTGTCTGCTTCATCTTTCTGATCTGCGGCGCGAGCCGGTTGGCGAGGTTTAATATCAGCGTCGATCCTCAACCGCGCAATCCGGGCCGGCCGGGAAAGAAGTATTTTGTTGGAATGCCGATTCCGGCGGGTGCCGGAGTGATTGCCTCGGTAGTGCACTTTGAGAACGGATCGACGATCTCGGACCCGCGGATGGCGGTGCTTTGGCTGGGGTTGATTCTCTTTGCGGGTTTCCTGATGGTCAGCACCTGGCGGTTCTGGAGCGGAAAGGAACTGAGTCTGGGGAGCAGACATCCATTTCAGTTGCTCGCGGTACTTGTCTTTTTTGGCGCTCTGATCGCTCTTTATTCCGAGTACATGCTGATCATTATTGCGATGGGATATCTGGTCTCCGGCGTGGCGGCGCGGCTGGCGTACTCGTGGAGATGGGAGCGGCGCCACGCCGGGGCGGGCCAGAGGAACTGA
- a CDS encoding Asd/ArgC dimerization domain-containing protein — MTERMYRIGIVGASSLVGKELSDELSESVLAGSEFVLLDDEEVAGQVTSAGDEAAVIQAIDDSSFRRMDFVFFAGSPETTRKHWQQARRAGASIIDLTYALEREKDVLIRAPWIAEVDAGRGQQVGLEPDLKTTAVVTAHPASVMLALVATKLKMRLMPTIVAATVMEPASEHGRVAMDELHQQTVNLLSFQSLPREQFDAQAAFNLLPALGEEAKIQFGATEERVREQYSVLLGRELPRLALQMVQAPVFHGYVISAFVELGGPASVAEVEEALAGEHVDVVAGESEPPSNLSAAGQEDIMVRVRSDSGGEGRSTRFWLWLASDNLKLAALNAVACASELRRLRPQGKVQ, encoded by the coding sequence ATGACAGAGAGAATGTATCGGATCGGCATCGTCGGAGCCTCGTCGCTGGTGGGCAAGGAGTTGAGCGATGAGTTGAGTGAGTCTGTGCTGGCAGGTTCTGAGTTCGTGCTGCTCGATGATGAAGAGGTCGCAGGGCAAGTGACTTCAGCGGGCGATGAGGCGGCGGTGATTCAGGCCATCGACGACTCGTCGTTTAGACGAATGGATTTTGTCTTCTTTGCCGGCAGCCCTGAGACGACACGGAAGCACTGGCAGCAGGCACGGCGCGCGGGAGCCAGCATCATCGACCTGACCTATGCGCTGGAGCGAGAGAAGGATGTTCTGATACGTGCTCCGTGGATCGCCGAGGTGGATGCAGGGCGGGGGCAGCAGGTGGGCCTCGAGCCCGACCTGAAGACTACGGCGGTGGTTACGGCGCATCCTGCCTCAGTGATGCTGGCACTAGTCGCAACGAAGCTGAAGATGCGACTGATGCCAACGATCGTCGCCGCCACGGTGATGGAGCCGGCGTCGGAACATGGCCGCGTCGCCATGGATGAGCTGCATCAGCAGACGGTAAATCTGCTCTCGTTCCAGAGCCTGCCGCGTGAACAATTCGATGCGCAGGCAGCGTTTAACCTGTTGCCAGCGCTGGGTGAGGAGGCGAAGATCCAGTTTGGCGCGACTGAGGAGCGTGTTCGCGAGCAGTACTCAGTGCTGTTGGGAAGAGAGCTGCCGCGGTTGGCGTTGCAGATGGTGCAGGCCCCTGTCTTCCACGGCTATGTAATCTCGGCGTTTGTAGAGCTGGGTGGGCCGGCGAGCGTCGCAGAGGTAGAAGAGGCGCTCGCGGGTGAGCATGTCGATGTGGTGGCGGGCGAGTCGGAGCCGCCGAGCAATCTGAGCGCGGCAGGACAGGAAGACATTATGGTTCGCGTCAGGAGCGACTCAGGTGGTGAAGGGCGGTCGACGCGCTTCTGGCTCTGGCTTGCGTCGGACAATCTGAAGCTCGCGGCGTTGAACGCAGTTGCGTGCGCAAGCGAACTGCGCAGGCTGCGGCCGCAGGGCAAGGTTCAGTAG
- the mak gene encoding fructokinase, producing the protein MTESDARSPEMRIGIDLGGTKIEALAIDHTGTELVRHRIDTPRNDYKATVDAMAGLVRRLEAETGRVGTVGAGIPGTISHITGLVKNANSTWLNGRPLDKDLSAALGREVRVANDANCLAVSEATDGAAAGKHVVFGVILGTGCGGGVAIHGRVHDGRNGVGGEWGHNPLPWQRPEEYPGPVCYCGKRGCMEMWVSGTGVAFDYKQVTGRAKTAKEILVDFEAGDTDATATVSRFEDRLARGLAHLINVLDPDVFVLGGGLSKVKHIYEAVPEKLAAYVFGGEADTPILQAKYGDSSGVRGAAWLWPA; encoded by the coding sequence GTGACAGAGAGCGACGCGAGGAGTCCCGAGATGCGCATCGGGATCGATCTTGGAGGAACGAAGATCGAGGCATTGGCCATCGATCACACTGGAACAGAGCTGGTACGACACCGTATCGACACGCCACGCAACGATTACAAGGCAACGGTGGACGCAATGGCTGGGCTGGTGCGCCGGCTGGAGGCAGAGACCGGCAGGGTCGGCACGGTGGGCGCTGGAATTCCAGGAACAATCTCGCACATCACAGGGCTGGTTAAGAATGCGAACTCGACCTGGTTGAACGGGCGGCCGCTCGATAAGGACCTTTCGGCTGCGCTGGGTCGCGAGGTCCGCGTCGCCAATGATGCAAACTGCCTAGCGGTCTCTGAGGCGACCGATGGCGCAGCTGCAGGCAAGCATGTTGTGTTTGGAGTGATTCTGGGGACAGGATGCGGTGGCGGCGTCGCGATCCACGGGCGCGTTCACGATGGACGCAATGGTGTGGGCGGCGAGTGGGGGCATAATCCATTGCCGTGGCAGCGGCCGGAGGAGTATCCGGGGCCTGTGTGTTACTGCGGCAAGCGCGGATGCATGGAGATGTGGGTCTCGGGCACAGGCGTGGCCTTCGACTACAAGCAAGTGACCGGAAGAGCGAAGACGGCGAAGGAAATCCTGGTGGATTTTGAGGCTGGAGATACCGACGCCACCGCGACGGTCTCGCGCTTTGAGGATAGGCTTGCACGCGGGCTGGCCCACCTGATCAACGTGCTTGACCCTGACGTGTTTGTATTGGGAGGCGGGCTCTCGAAGGTGAAGCACATCTATGAAGCGGTACCGGAGAAGCTGGCGGCCTATGTCTTCGGAGGTGAGGCGGACACGCCGATCCTTCAAGCCAAGTATGGCGACTCAAGCGGAGTGCGTGGCGCGGCGTGGCTCTGGCCCGCTTAG